CTACGATAAATTGTTGTCGGGATCGTTTTTGAGAAGAATATCTTAATGCTACATatgacaagtaaaatttacaaaacttgaaAAACTCCGACGagttttcgggtacggaatccttaactcgcacttgaaacatatctaagaacacatCACCTActattttagttgtttcggaCACAGAACCCTAATTTCGCGCTTGGAACAtaactaaaaacactctccattaaattacttttcaaacaaaacaaaaaaatcaaaatcggttcattcgtctaggcgctacgatgccacagacaggcagacacacgtagcggtcaaacttataacatctctGTTTTTGGTTTTTAGGTAAAAGGATAAAATGTGTCGTTTTCGTAATTAAGTCGTTCCATCTCATTCAGAACTGCCTTTAAAGCAGTCGTGAAAGGGAATCGTGGAATAAAACATTAACAATCAAAATGTGCATAATTAACATGTTAGAGGTATACCGAAATTAAAAATGGTCTATATAGTCCTATctcgaaataaattattaacttttttttcaaaaacaacgtattgaaacattaatttatgaCGAATTTTCTGGTCCCAAGAAAACGCTTCTTGTCCATCATAGTTATGGACTTAACTATAACGATTGTACTATCCTATAAAACGGCCACTGCTTTGCAGCAGGTCAGCATAAATTCATCTATTTTGTGATGGCTCTTAGTTCATAgagtataaaatttcattataaatgtagccAATATGTACTTACATAGACAAGTATAAATTAAATCTGATTATACGCATTTGGTAGTACCCACCATAATATTTTCGCTTTTGATGACtcgtctattttttaatttttaaatacgtatAAGTATTgggattatttttataagtattttgtttatttttatttttttaaatgtttaattattaataataatctgtcAAATACCGGGTGTATAATGAATTCAGAGacaagacaaaataaaaaattaaaaacaaacttctGAACATTATCAGAAATTTATGCGCTTAGTGTAAAAGCGAGATGATGGTCGACCTTAAAAACCTGAAAATTAATTAGTCCCTTGGAAAATCtagaaaatcagaaaataaaaaaattacagtccGTTGAATCTGTGcagttattcaaatgtataACAGTCGAATTTGTATAATTTCTGAAAGAGgggaaattttaataagaatgaATAGCACGGCTTGGAACTCTCAATAATGAAAGAATATAAAAAGGATACAAAGAGGATACGGGAGAGAAAGCTCACAGCAGATGAATCTACCGAAAATATTACTTCTACATGATCTGGTCGGAAAAACATTCATAgtgacaaaaagaaaaaaatcattagaaACATTTTGTTCTTTATTTCAGAAAGATTTAACGTGTAACAAAAAATCAGTTCAAtccttttatttcaaaaaaattataaataatatttttcctgaAACACGCTGTAAACATTTATATACATACGTAAAATACTTTGCATCAGTGAAtactgaattttaatttatttttaatgtgaataaaaattgaaggtTCTtcaggtattttaatttaattacatttaattataattataatttaaatcccctttgttattattattttaaattactttaaaaacaaaaaacaaaaaaatattatttactttacaaAAACAACGTCCGTATAgacagaaaaataaaagaaaattcaataaataaaaataaaatttcaaaaatttaattggcgTTAAACaagttattgaaattaaaattatatatttaagaagATTTCCTTGAGCTCAACAACAAGTTTTAAACGTAATTGATAATCATTGGATATCGACGTCAAAAAAAGCCTTGCAGGCAAATTTTACGaagtaataatcataatcagtGGAATCAGTAAACcgatcattatttaatttaacataatttttaaaaatttagatttggatcggttaatatagtataattatttttatataggtactaagcaaattttaaacagtagtttcatgaaattttcttttccttttattttgtataatatgtcGAGTACAGCAAATTATACTTCGCTGTATAAaatctcaatttaaaataaacaaataagactaatttttcaaaaattataatcaatattcgatattcgatataatttttatatgggTAAAATATGTTACTATGTATAACTTCAATccaaaaatgaaacatttattatttataaaattggagGTGTAAACTCCAGTTATAATCGGTATACTTGTATAAAGAAATAGAATAGAACCTTTCATTTATACTCGGTATacttatacagaatgttcgatttacaactaggcatataaatatcacaagtatgacagaatgcatgcgttaagcaatgcatctaagtgagaggtattgtATACATATGTTGAAggttcgatatgcgttgagatagttgtaagacgcttggagagtgggagtttcctagttgaatagatgaactacaacagataagccacgatacaagtaacttttgcaatttcatatataacacttataatacctcttacttagattcattgcttaacgcatataCTCTGTCATACAcgtgatattatttatatgcctagatttaaatcgaacattctgtataaagaACGTCCGTAAATAGAAAGGAAAAAGGTGTGAAAATATATCTCAATAAAAATAGTGGTCTCACTCGTAATTACTCTTCATGAATAGGAGATAACAAACATTTTCTCACTTATCAAAACAAAGCGTAgaatttcttttgtaaaaaatttcttttattacagAAAAGCGATCATAATAAACGGTATATTTACAGTTAAAACAATAGAtttagacaataaaaaaaaaataaaagccatACACGAGcgtgcttataaaaaaattattaatcccACATGAAATTGGAAacatcatttttgaattttattatatatatttgtaaataaaaataacggaattttaataaaagaaccgccttataaaatattaagacatgaaatccaaaattattaatatatgttaAGGTTACGCAGGCACTACCATCATACACGGATAcaacaaatgaatttttaatatgttgtttaaCAGTCAGTGGTAcctaatattttcttttttggaatttaatgcTTTAAAACTTTAATCGTTGAGGAGAGAACATATAGTTGGCAAGGTTTATCAATATCATCCCGAAAATTAGCTGATAGTAGTTAATTAGTTTTtcccccaaaaaaatatttttagcttactcctataattttcatttcgtttacttcgaaatagaacgattaaaaaatttttttacttaaatctaAGCGCCATTTATGTCTATACAAAACTGAATAAATCGCATAAGTATTATGGGTAagttatttaacttaaatttaaaacccaTTGGGAAAAAGGGCCAAGAATTTATTATACCTACATAAactgatatttaaatattgcatTATCGATAATACAAGCGGCGGTAAGACACAATTTGGGTAACGAAAAAAtcaatcgttatttttcgaagtaatcGTGTACTTTACTATCTGTGTATAACATAACTTCAACTATTAGCTTTAAGTTCATTTGTTTTTCAGCAAAAATAGTTATGTAAACctatctaaatttatttatttttcgcaaattattacacatttttagactcattttaaattattatttaatctaattatcttattattaattatatccatctcctttgaataaatttataaattgcatGAAACTAGAAAACTTGTTTCTCTTctatttgcttttatttttattgaacggaactgtatttaaaaaaagtataaatgaaAAGGACCTTGATGGGTATTAAATTACACCggatatttgatttaataaaagaatatattgAATTTGCTcgctaaaatttatttcataataaatgaatacaaagcattttttttttcactatttttattataaaaaatttatttttgtttattttttagcaGTTTTAGTTTAGTTAAGGAGCTGTCCTGCATTTGTATGTAAAAATGCTAATAATTTGATGGTAAAATTCTTAATCATCTAAGTTAATAGTTGGTGATAAGATTTGTTTTCTCTACAAACTTCGTAATATTGGACGTTGACTACTGGAAAGTTATCAAGTACCTATAACCAcgcagataaaaaaaatttgtattcccTTGTTtcgaagtaaaaattattattggaaaaGAGCTGCGGGAAGGGATTCTGTTTAGTTCTCAATAACACCCACTTAGAAGGttcgacaaaaaattttaatttaactaattttgaaaattagatgACGAAACgtatttttacctaaaaataCCGGTCAGCTTCTAAGCATACTGGTAGTATTAGttatataaatagttaaaataaaattgcaatattaatTCCATCCCACAATAAGATTATCAAACACTCATAATCTGTAAAGATTAATcgtgttgtttttttaataattaatcaaatagaaaaataatcaaaacccACTTTCTAATCAATTTACATGTGTATAAAACAGATACACATAAAACCAGTTGCGTAGCTACTGAAATCCATTCCACTTGAATACGCTAACTACCGGATTAGACCAATTAAATCAAGGAGGTTGAGTCTTTACGTATCGAAGTGTAATTTAGAaaccacaaaattatttttataacttatattattaataaattgatttatttattttaaaaaaatacgtggTTCAATTTACTTATAAGAGTGCTGCAAttgtatatttctttatttcaaatgaaaaattagaaTACAAGTTTTCTAGtttctttaatgaaaattttataaaaaaaagctatgcaaaatggttaatttaaaaaagttacctTAACATAAAATTCTGTTTTCCACCAACAGACAAAACCACGCCTTCGCCAGTTTTCTAGAGTTAAGGCTGATATTCAAaggattttaatcaaaaatattaaaaaagaaaaaattataaacgttTCTGCTCTTCATATAAGTACTTTTTAAAACTTACTCAAAGAGACAcggaaaaaataacatatttcttCAACATTCTCATTTCTCGCTAAAAACTACGATAAACTGATGATggtcctttttttaaattttaaatacattttttataacattttaaactttcatttggtaaaattttcaaaaagtatttattttatgacaatAAAATGAATCTGGTAGGTAGTTAAAAAATTGTAGCTGATTCGTACGAAAGAAAATGTAATTCGaattaaaatggataaaaacTGTTATGAATTCAAAACAAAGtttgtcatttttaaatattccccTCGATATGAAATGATTCACCTACGCGACTACGCCACTGGTGCAAATATGAGTATATAAGTTAATATGCGAATACGTAATAAAAATTGCTTGAAGTTATAaagcattattttattacaatttaaaacttaggctttctatttttttataaacaatttttttctgaaaataaatattgtactagttttattaatgctcaatgcaaaaaaagtttttttaatttactaaaaaatacttaaatgtaCTGAATGTGTTAAAATTCTACAAGTACACAATGTTCCAAGAACATACGTTCATTAGATTTTCCACAGATAATCTTTGTTACGATTGAACCTTTGTTAGTTTTTCTTAGATCGGCTGTTTAATACTACTAATGGCTGTATCATGCAATCCATAATTCACGTCTCAAAGTCATTCCCAAATAACATGCAAATGGTAAAACATCTTAAAAATTGtaccttgaaaattttatgagcTTCAACTCTAAAATAATGAGTATACCTTAtaaatcatacaaaattttaaacgtaaTCATTGTACTTTTTGatgcatttttcataaaattagattaaattttattctgtgtatttatgttaattttcggaaaattttagctagagaaatacaataataacatttaaaatgattttttattagcGTCTTCGagattgtaataaaaatggttaatttgggtatataaaaagataataagtACTTCGAGAAACCAGATTcatattttcattcttttaaaaatacatttatcattttaatgttAGCGATATTACATTTTCAGCCTAAATATGCGTTTTGtgatttcgtattttttttaaatttgttttttgtgctttgaaaaatatagaaaatttctataataaaactaacaaatatttaaaaattttaattcattgttaatattttttacagaacCCAATACACCCGGTAAGTTTATTGTATGGTTTCGAAATGAAACAACGCTCTTAGTGTTATGGCAGCCACCATATCCAGCCGGTGTCTACACCCATTACAAAGTCAGTATAGAACCACCAGACGCCGCAGATAGTATACTATATGTCGAGAAAGAAGGTGAACCTCCTGGTCCAGCACAGGCAGCTTTCAAGGGCTTAGTTCCCGGTCGCGCTTACAACATATCCGTTCAAACAATGAGTGAAGATGAAATTTCTACTCCAACAACATCACAATATCGTACTGTACCCAATCGACCTGGTAACGTTACCATTGAAAAAGTTACATCAAATTCGTTCAGAGTCAATTGGGAGCCACCACAAGGATTTAGTGAATTCGATAAGTATCAAGTTTCGTATGGTACTGGGCGTAAACAATCACCACCAGTAACACGATCACGAGAGGATCAGGCAACATGGTGGGAATTCAAAGATAATTTAGAACCTGGTAAAAAATACCAAGTCGTTGTTAAGACTGTTTCGGGAAAAGTAGCTTCATGGCCTTCAAGCGGAGATGTTACTTTAAGTAAGTAATacgtataactttttttattgaaaccacTTTCTTCTGCTGAAAGTTGTAAATGGAagatctttcaaattttttaaattgcatacttgttttataatttttagtaccTTTGCCTGTACAAGACTTGCACGCCACAACTGATGAGCGCACGGGCGTTGTAACACTTCACTGGACTCCTGATCCTAACGGTGTTCAAGacgaatttttaataacataccATGAAGTAGATACTTTGAACGGTGATAGTAACGATATAACAGCTTATAATACTTCATTGGAACTGGAAAATTTATTACCTGGTCGAAATTATTCTATCATTGTTCAAGCCGTATCTAgtaaaatgaaatcaaatgaAACTTCTACACATGTAGCTACCAGACCAAGTGCACCAATTATTGAAGATTTAAGACCTATAATTGATGGATTAAATATCAGTTGGAAATCCGATGTGAATTCTAGGCAGGATAAATACGAAATACAATATATTAGGAACGATACTGGAGATAGGGAAACAAAAACAACTCAAGGTCAAGATACAAGGATAATATTAACAGGACTTTACCCTGGTGCTGGGTATAATGTAAAAGTGTACGCAGTTAGCCATGAAGGTCTCAGAAGTGAACCACATAAAAATTTCCAAGCTGTTTGTAAGTATTTGATCTCATTGTCAGAATTATTAGTGTTGCcactttttcaaaattggtgACCCAGGCATTTAACTAGGATGTTTATAGTGAGAAACTATGATCACTATAttggataaaaatcagtttttaacgttaatttgacccaaaaaatatataaattggttTCAATCGAACCTAATTCAcacgatatctcgaaaaattttCGTTCAATCGTCAAATGcatcctttttttatattttttggatcaaaatctaAGTATTATCCAATtccagaaaacaaatttttcgatttccaaAAGGTTACttattccttaaaaaattgcaaaaaatggcgaaaaaaatgtatttccgTTTTTGATTGGtccaaaaaactaataaatcgGTTTTATTTGACAGTTAACGAGTAGTTTCTGCGGTATTAACTGAAATCCTACGCGAAAAGCGTTATTTCGTAGTTATTTCAGGTGACATCACAAAAAATACTCGCCTAGTcgtcaaataaaacaaatttttgtgttttttaggtTTTCATTACCTAAAAGCACATGGACATGAATGGCAACACTAATAATTACTTTATCTAGTTTAATTTGgtctaataatttaaatttttagttccaCGACCACCTCGTAATATATCTGTTGAACGCATGACAAGTACATCGGTAGTTGTTCATTGGGAACCACCATATGGTTCCATATTCTCAGAGTATGCCATTAGGTACCGAACTGATAGTGGCAAAATATGGATTAATTTGCCATCAGTTACAGACAATGAAGCCGAAGTTTTTGATATGATACCTGGTGAAAAATATACTATTCAAGTCAACACTGTGAGTTTCAACGTTGAAAGCAATGGCCCCTTACAAGTGAATCAAACAGTCCGTAAGTATTTTcagcagtatttttttttaaatccaaaaagtAGACATGCAGTTGAATTGGGTAGTAGTTAAGCGAAAAATTTCTTTGAGTGAAATTAATTGCTAGATGTTGTCACTTTAACTGCCGAaaagtctaaaaataaaaatagaaacttCTGTATTAGTTACTGAACGATTAAAATTATAGAACCCTACATTTCCCCCATATCCATtccattgtaataaaataattatagagggattcattgttttttttcctttcctcaataaatacaattttttctattcagGTCCAAATCCCGTATCAAATATTGCACCTCTGGTTGATTCAAGTAATGTGACATTAGAATGGCCACGGCCAGAAGGTCGAGTTGAAATCTACATAGTTCGATGGTGGGCAACTGATCACGAAAATGATGTACATCAACTAAACGTTACTCAACCACCAGAAGTTTTGGATTCACTTTCAAGTTCTGCAAATAATGTCCGAGTTTTAATTGGTGAATTAATTCCGGGCATTGAGTATACATTCCAAATACGAACAATGTCTTATAATTTGGAAAGTGATGTTACTGTTTTATCAGCACGAACAAGTAagttgtaaatttctttaaaatttaaacataattacatgaggaatttttttcagtgccACTAATTCAATCGGAAGTTGTGGTTGTTAACAAACCTCAAGAAACGGATTCGATAAGTTTACGTTATACACCAACACCACAAACATCGTCTCATTTCGATTTATACCGCTTCAAATTATCAGCTTCTGGTGTGCCGATTATTGAAAAGGGTGCCAATGACTCAGAGCGTCTTGTAACATTTACAGGACTAGAACCGGGACGTTTGTATAATATTACTGTTTGGACAGTTTCACATGGAGTAGCTAGTCAGCCATTACAACGACAGGATCGTTTatgtaagtagaaaaaaaattggtgcGTGGAAGAAGTGAAATTTCTTTGATTCATGGCATGGCGTGAACCTTGAATAGTCCGACCAAAgaaatttcatatgaaaaattatttataatattatttttaataaacttttgcaTTTTATTAGATCCAGAACCTATTACAAGTATAAATGCTACCCAGATAAAAGACACGGAAATCACCCTAAATTGGGATACACCACGGGGTGAATTCAACGCCTTTGAAGTACAATATTTGACgacagaaaatatttacatacaaaatttgaCACTACATAATTACATAACAATCATGGATTTAAAACCTCATAGAAATTACACATTTACTGTTGTCGTACGTTCTGGCACAGAATCCAGTGTTTTAAGGCGTTCATTACCAGTATCAGCCATATTTACTACCAAGGAATCTGTACCAGGAAAAGTAGATAGTTTCCATCCAGTTGATATACATCCAAGCGATGTGCTGTTCCAATGGGCACTTCCTAGTACTGaacaaaatggaattattttacGTTTTACAATTACATATGGCTTAGAAGGATCATCTCATACACAGGTACGTCAGAAATCAAATACTTTAATTGCTACTGGACTATGCGTCCAGTTTTATCTCCCTGCGttctatttttatcaatttgtcgAAAAAGATATAGCATTAACCAGTAATTCACGTCTTAGTTAGAATGTCAAAAACAACTTCaatgtaaaacttttatataatgaaattatatgaTAAACAGGTGAAAGAATTTAAGCCAAATGAATTCCGAGGAATAATTAAGTCATTAATTCCTGGAAAACAGTATGTATTCCGAATACAAGCCGAAACGAAAATTGGATTTGGGCCCGAAGCaatttggaaacaaaaaatgcCAATTCTAGCACCACCCAAACCAAATACGCGCGTTGTACCAACTGAAGTTTACAAATCATCAACAACCATACAAATTCGATTTAGAAAGAACTACTTTAGTGAACAAAATGGAGCAGTGGTGTCGTATGCGATTATCGTGGCAGAAGATGATTCGAAAAATTCATCTAGCTTAGAAATGCCAACATGGCGTGATGTACAAGCTTACACACTATGGCCCCCATATCAAGTTATGGATCCATATTATCCATTCCAAAATAGTTCGGTTGAAGATTTTACTATTGGTACCAGCGCTTGTGATGTTCGACAACAGGGATATTGTAATGGACCACTTAAATCTGGTTCAACGTATCGGGTGAAAATTCGAGCTTTTACAGCCCCTGATAAATTTACTGATACTAGTTACAGTTTTCCAATTCAAacaggtaaataaatttttttgttttatcaaatcttaaatttttgattccATATTTCGAATTatgatttgaattttacatGTCTTAACTTTAGTGATAGCTGTACCAGGTAAGATGAAATAAATTGCTTGAAACTTATTTTGATACTAACTTTGTCTAAAACCATGAAATATTGATTCACTATCTTCGATTTGCTTTAGTTTGGACTTTTCACTTTTCAGATCAGGACAATACACCAATAGTATTTGGTATTACAATTCCAGTGAcattattaattcttttattgGTGGGAGTTATTTTACTAAGAAGACATAGATCAGCAGGACGAAAAGCAACTGAAACACGTGGAAACGACACAGTATCATTACCCGATTCAGTTATTGATCCAAACCGACCTgtcttaatagaaaatttttcggaTCATTATCGTATAATGTCAGCTGATTCAGATTTTCGATTTAGTGAAGAATTTGAAGAGTTAAAACATGTGGGTCGTGATCAACCTTGTACATTTGCCGATTTACCATGTAATCGACCGAAAAATCGGTTTACTAATATTCTTCCATATGATCATTCTCGATTCAAATTGCAACCAGTTGATGATGAAGAAGGATCTGATTACATAAATGCTAACTATGTACCGGTAAGTTTTAGAATAGATAGTTGTAAGTTGACCGATCGTTTCCTTTTAAGGACAATCTCCCCTTATTTTTGGTTACATGGTCCCTATCtcgatttttcataaatatccatttttatttgatatgcaAACCTAACATCGTtctaagtttattatttttacaagaaataaatttcctttattgggatatttattttctttaatttatttgtatactcCTTTTCATTGTAAAACAATTAAGCCCCTTAATAACTAGATGATTGAGTGATATATTGATTAATATGTTTAATGCATGTTTAGGGTCATAATTCACCACGAGAATTTATTGTGACACAAGGTCCATTACATTCGACGAGAGATGATTTTTGGCGTATGTGTTGGGAATCCAATTCACGTGCAATTATTATGCTAACAAAATGTATCGAAAAAGGTCGAGAAAAATGTGATCATTATTGGCCGTACGATACCTTACCAGTATATTATGGTGATATTTTTGTTCAGATATTAAATGAAAGTTTGTATCCTGATTGGAATGTTACAGAATTTATGGTGTGTCGAGTAAGTATTTTAAAGATAGACCGTTATTTATCCAGGAAAACGGTCATTGgagtataaatttttagaaaatataattgacGAGTACCATTTTTAGGGAGATGTACAAAGAGTTATAACACATTTCCATTTCACAACATGGCCAGATTTTGGAGTACCAAATCCGCCACATACATTAGTCAGATTTGTTAGAgcatttagagaaaaaattcgGCCAGATCAAAGGCCGATTGTAGTGCATTGCAGGTATGTAAAAAGTTGatcgatttttaaatatcaaatgcaatggaaattataatttttttgtattttagcgCTGGAGTCGGTAGATCAGGTACATTTATAACACTTGATCGAATATTACAACAAATACAAGTTGCTGATTACGTCGATATTTTCGGTATCGTTTGGGCAATGCGTAAAGAGCGAGTTTGGATGGTGCAAACAGAACAACAGTATATTTGTATACACCAATGTCTGTTAGCGGTTCTAGAAGGAAAAGAACTCACGGGACCACCTCGAGAGATTCATGATAATCAAGGTTTTGAAGGTAAATTTTAGCTAATtatcacaataatttttacacgaatctttaatattaattaaatcacataaaagcttttttagattaatttctaaaattatttcaattgtatACTTATATAACAGCAGGCAAGGGGGGTGCTGAAGCTGCTCCTATGGATACGGTACAAGATCAGGGGGGTGAAAAGGAGAGATGAATCGCTTATTACATGAACACTGGTGGTGGTAATTTATGTTCCTATTTTCGGACTGCGCACGAAATtactaaaacaatttattattagatcatctgcatacaaataaataacaaataatagcCAATAGAAttagtaaaatagaaataaaataatgctaAATTTTGCTTGTCATTTCTACgcttaaaatttctaataatttttttcaaaagcttgttcaaaaatcagaataaaattcattttcgaaTAGTTTTactaatcatttaaattttcaattttattgcatGATTTTCCCCCTATAATGCATGAGAagattaatttcattattaaagaGAACTGGAAATTCCGACAGCTTACAGAGGTACATAATCAATCATGTGGAATTTCCAGTCATCTTTAAAGTGTTatcgattaaattttaaatgacagAACACTAAGCAAGAagcattaaaatacaatttaattaaacacaGAAATATTAAacctattaaatattatttttcagatGATGAAGGAATAGCTGAATCTGGaatgtagaaaaataaaatacattcatgGAAAGTATGAATCTCATGTGAATCCGTTTGTAGATCTAAGTGATCCGTCTACCTGTGCCAAGCTTTtagcagttttgtttttttttgtttgaattgaagTATTTTCTGAACGCTGTGGAACAAAGTCAAagactttattttattgtttatattgtatataaatagattgtttattttttaattatttacttgcgCGTATTGCGAGAAACgtccattattatataatagatTCACtgcaattttataatacaattatattttgccTTGCTAAATTTTTAGgagtcatttttttttaattctataaattGGTCGAATTATGCATATAGCTACatgttgtaaattattttttatttgtcatgTTACGTAAGAAGCTATTTTAACTGAGTTAAAAACAGCACTGTTAGTATTAATGACTTCTTTTTCTACCGTActtattaacaattatgacaATCAAATATTAGTATCtctgaaaattttgatgtataACTTCTTCTGAACTTATTCAGAATTGCTACGTCACTATGTGTGAAGCTAAATAAATCACTTTCATGCTACTGTAGAAAATGAAGCATTTaaggttgcaattctatggaaaaATATGAGTCCGGGCTCAAAATGTTCGTATGAGATTGTTgaacaaaatcatattgattCAAA
The Chrysoperla carnea chromosome 4, inChrCarn1.1, whole genome shotgun sequence genome window above contains:
- the LOC123299129 gene encoding tyrosine-protein phosphatase 10D-like isoform X3 → MKNSINCFNKFWTFSGMNIVIQLIFIYFCRITETADLVISISGISRQEGATYRLNYSPPHGVPAPNTTIASRDIVDDNIQFSQGLPGTKYDFRLYYSNETYTDWLTWTASITTAPDPPANLSVSVRGGKTAIVSWDPPAQGGHSSYRMKLVPLSHSDKTKPQQFQIEESELPYTFKDLTPGASYQVQAFTIFDGKESVAYTSRNFTTKPNTPGKFIVWFRNETTLLVLWQPPYPAGVYTHYKVSIEPPDAADSILYVEKEGEPPGPAQAAFKGLVPGRAYNISVQTMSEDEISTPTTSQYRTVPNRPGNVTIEKVTSNSFRVNWEPPQGFSEFDKYQVSYGTGRKQSPPVTRSREDQATWWEFKDNLEPGKKYQVVVKTVSGKVASWPSSGDVTLIPLPVQDLHATTDERTGVVTLHWTPDPNGVQDEFLITYHEVDTLNGDSNDITAYNTSLELENLLPGRNYSIIVQAVSSKMKSNETSTHVATRPSAPIIEDLRPIIDGLNISWKSDVNSRQDKYEIQYIRNDTGDRETKTTQGQDTRIILTGLYPGAGYNVKVYAVSHEGLRSEPHKNFQAVFPRPPRNISVERMTSTSVVVHWEPPYGSIFSEYAIRYRTDSGKIWINLPSVTDNEAEVFDMIPGEKYTIQVNTVSFNVESNGPLQVNQTVRPNPVSNIAPLVDSSNVTLEWPRPEGRVEIYIVRWWATDHENDVHQLNVTQPPEVLDSLSSSANNVRVLIGELIPGIEYTFQIRTMSYNLESDVTVLSARTMPLIQSEVVVVNKPQETDSISLRYTPTPQTSSHFDLYRFKLSASGVPIIEKGANDSERLVTFTGLEPGRLYNITVWTVSHGVASQPLQRQDRLYPEPITSINATQIKDTEITLNWDTPRGEFNAFEVQYLTTENIYIQNLTLHNYITIMDLKPHRNYTFTVVVRSGTESSVLRRSLPVSAIFTTKESVPGKVDSFHPVDIHPSDVLFQWALPSTEQNGIILRFTITYGLEGSSHTQVKEFKPNEFRGIIKSLIPGKQYVFRIQAETKIGFGPEAIWKQKMPILAPPKPNTRVVPTEVYKSSTTIQIRFRKNYFSEQNGAVVSYAIIVAEDDSKNSSSLEMPTWRDVQAYTLWPPYQVMDPYYPFQNSSVEDFTIGTSACDVRQQGYCNGPLKSGSTYRVKIRAFTAPDKFTDTSYSFPIQTDQDNTPIVFGITIPVTLLILLLVGVILLRRHRSAGRKATETRGNDTVSLPDSVIDPNRPVLIENFSDHYRIMSADSDFRFSEEFEELKHVGRDQPCTFADLPCNRPKNRFTNILPYDHSRFKLQPVDDEEGSDYINANYVPGHNSPREFIVTQGPLHSTRDDFWRMCWESNSRAIIMLTKCIEKGREKCDHYWPYDTLPVYYGDIFVQILNESLYPDWNVTEFMVCRGDVQRVITHFHFTTWPDFGVPNPPHTLVRFVRAFREKIRPDQRPIVVHCSAGVGRSGTFITLDRILQQIQVADYVDIFGIVWAMRKERVWMVQTEQQYICIHQCLLAVLEGKELTGPPREIHDNQGFEAGKGGAEAAPMDTVQDQGGEKER